The Pyrus communis chromosome 5, drPyrComm1.1, whole genome shotgun sequence region GGAAAGTTGGGAGGTCACCCATTTACCAGAGCGTCACTGCTGCTGATGGCACTGTCAAGGTAATTTCTTGGAAGATGGTTACTGGATAATTCTGAGACTTTTTTAATGGAATATTTTTTGTTGGGATATCTTTTTATAACTCGATTCGAAGTTGAATGGTTCCCATGGATCATGATTGTTTTTAAAAGGGGGCCGTTTGATTGCCAGTAGATAATTTGTGGGTTAGCGGTTAAAAGTTGTGCCCTTGATGCTTGCAGTTGTTGATAAAGTTGGAGGATAACAGATTGATTGAAACTGTTGGCATACCAGTTAAAGATGAGAAAGGTGTGATGCGCCTTACAGCGTGTGTCTCATCACAGGTGATTTCTGAGATGAGATTTAGCCattgaaataaaatttccctgCAGTTATGTTTTAGTATTGGTTTTGTGCATGGTTCACTGCAGTGCAGTTCGTATAGAATTTCTTATTAATTTGGGTGAAACAGGTGGGATGCCCTCTTCGTTGCTCTTTTTGTGCCACGGGAAAAGGAGGATTTTCAAGAAACCTCAAGAGGCATGAAATTGTTGAGCAGGTATCAACTGTCTTTTCCATGCTCTTATTTTCAAAATCCGTTATGAGCAACGGCTGTTTGCATGCTTGCTTGTTTATCTCATTTGTGCAAAggcaaaattgaaattttatgtaAGGGTTACCATTATTGTATGCTAATACATAAGCAAACTCAGTATACATTGTAATTCAGGATACCTTCTATTGTCCAGGTTTTGGCTATTGAGGAAATCTTCAACCATAGGGTGACTAATGTGGTGTTCATGGGAATGGGTGAACCGATGATGAACCTGAAGGCGGTTCTTGAAGCGCATCAGTGTTTAAACAAGGTGCCTTTTCAACTGTatcttgtgattttttgtagcgGCTTCATTTCCATGTTTTATATATAGAATCAAGAACTTGACTTTGTGACATGATTATAAATATGCAAAAATTGTTAACATTATGATCTAAGTGAAAGCTTATTTATGTGGTACTTTATTTTCTACAGGATATTCAAATTGGGCAAAGAATGATCACAATTTCTACAGTGGGGGTTCCAAATACAATTAAAAAGCTGGCATCCCACAAACTTCAGTCGACATTGGCTGTCaggtatattatttttaaacggGAATGACTTGTTCGTATTTATTGGGGCATTTTTGTTGAACTGCTtgttcagaaaaagaaaaagaaagggaagagtTCTGAAGTTAAACCAGTGCTAAACTTTTCTCATACTATTGTGCATCAGCCTGCATGCTCCTAACCAGAAGCTGAGGGAAACAATTGTGCCAAGTGCAAAAGCATACCCTCTGAGTGCACTGATGAGGGATTGCAGGGACTATTTCACTGAAACCGGTAGACGGGTTTCCTTTGAGTATGCACTCTTAGGTACTGGAATAAGATTTAGGATATTTATGTTTGTCTCTTTTGATCCCTGTGTGCTTACTTTAACAACCTGacaatgatttttattttgagtAGCTGGAGTCAATGATGCGGTAGACCACGCAGTAGAACTTGCAGAGCTACTCCATGAGTGGGGACGAGGTTCTCATGTGAACCTGATACCATTTAATCCAATAGAAGGCTCTGAGTATAAACGTCCATCCAAGAAAGCGgtatgtaattttgtttttaaacataAACACCTCTTTACTCCAATATTTGCTTTTTTGTTAGTTTAAATCGGTTTTTGATTCACCTGATTTGTTGTGGTTTCTGACAAAATTTCATTTGGCAGGTACAAGCATTTGCAGCTGCTCTGGAGAACAATAAAGTAACGGTCAGCACACGTCAAACAAGGGGCTTGGATGCAGATGCAGCTTGTGGTCAGCTAAGAAACAAGTTCCAGAAGAGTCCTTTGCCCGTTGACTCTGATAACTTACAAACTGATGAAGATGCTCCAGTTGCAGTTGCATGTTGACGTCGTTGTCAACTGTTTGCTCCTCTGTGCGGTGGGCTGTACGCCACACATTGCGTGTTCTTGTCCCTTCATCTCTAAGaaacttgttaaaagtgttgtTCGAAGTTGGAGGTGGTCTGCATCATCTACTTTTGCTACTGGTAGAGCGATATTTTCCCTATATGGAGTGTGTTGGTGCGGAAACCAACTTTCTCCTGTACAGATTCGGATGGTTGGGGAGAAATGTTCCGCGTCTCTGATAACGCAGCGATGTTGGTTATCTACGGCTCGCGAAGGCACAAGATTATAGcacttcctcctccttctcatGGCTTGAATGGTTTTTCATTGCTCATCATAAAATTGCATaatttggtgattttttttttcatttgagaAAGAAATCTAGAACCTTGAAGGGCCACTTTTTGAGAAGTAGGAGGACCGCCAAAGGATTAAAATTTTTTACTGTTGTGATGTTGAGGAGCGCCTATGTAAATTGAACATGCATTGACGATTGACGAACCATTCTAGTTAAATACCATCAAAGACATCTTCAAATGATTGAAAACTTAGTGAAGATTTACGAGTGGAAAATGAGTGTAGAACACTAGAAAgcgaaaaaaaaagagaacaatTTCAAGTATACCCCGTGAACTACATCTTACGATTTGTGAAGAAATAAACAATCACTTGCCTTCGCATAGTAatatatcttcttcaattcatttaatccgacggtgaaaaatttaaaaagatatgtgaaatgtaaaaataagtatatgaATATCACTATTCTAAAATTTAATATGTGAATGTAAATGATTGTACGAAAGGAAATAAAGGTTCAAAAAAACTGGTCAGGGAAAACCCGGCCCAACGGCCCATCAAAGTACGTCATCAGATGGAGTGTCCGAACCAAAGAGTGGAAGCTGCGAGCCGGCTCTTAAAATCAGGGTTGCGATTCGATTGTTTGAAACAGTCTCTCTCTTCAGAAATTTCAGATCCAAAAAGTACAATTTCTTCGAAGCTCTCTCGTTGTTCGTACGATTCACCGTCTTCAGGAAACTTACAGGTAATTTCTTCTCTTGAATCTCTTCACCCGATCAGAAAAATtgacaaaaccctaattccaacGGTTGTTTCTTCTTCGTGCTATGTGATCTTGAAACCAATCGAGTTGGGTACTTTTGTAGTGTTGGATATGAGGAGGTACAGCCCACAGTACTATAGTCCTCCGAGGAGGAGCtacggcggcggcggcggaggaggaggaggaggaggaggtgggcgAGGAAGGAGCCCCCCAAGAAGGCGCAAGGAGCAGAATAATGGAAGTCTTTTGGTCCGGAACATTCCTCTGGATTGCAGGTCCTGTGAACGAaaagtttggatttttttgtttgatatatatatatttttttggtggTTTTCACTGTTCTGTTTTCTGAAATTggggttttgtttaattttgcagAGCTGAAGAGCTGAGAGCTCCCTTTGAAAGATATGGGGAAGTTCGGGATGTCTACATTCCCAAGGACTACTACACTGGGTGAGCTTTACTTTTGTCAATGCTTGTTCGTGTGTCGATAATGGTTTCGTAGGTGATAATCTTGGAAAATAAACCTGAGCTTGCTATGTTTGACAAGTGAATGAGCACTGCCTATATCATATAAAAGCTTCAAATGGATGAATTCGTTTGTTTGAAGTCGACGTCAATTTACTTTTTGTGCTTATACTTCATGCAAGTGAAACTCGGTTGATAAGCACGctatttgaaattttagttCTTTCAGATTCTGTACTTCCTACGTTGTTGGCATCCTTCCTTAGAATGTGCAATGTATGTGGAATTTcgtaaactattttttttaaatatttattttccacTTTCATAGTGAATTTTTGAACTGGTTTGTCAGGGGTTGTGTtggtttgaagtttgaactttgaagttaaaACAAGTCCAAGCCTCACATTTGATGAAGGCCTACTGTTTATCGTTGCCTAACATAGTGGTACTCCAAGCGAGTTAGGAGTAATGTTCAAATGAAGAATCTTCTTTTTTATGAAGCGAAATTATATAATTACAACAATCCAATAGAAGTTTGGTGAGGACAACGTTGATTTCAAGTGCTTCTTATAATCacaagaatgtgaagaatttgTGGCCAACGTTGATTTCAAGTGCTTCTTAAAGAATGAGAAGAATTTCCAAGTTACTTGCATGTTTTGAAGTTGCCTTTCATACTTGACTATAAAGAAAAGGTCAGCCACTAAGCTTCGATTTAACCTGCTTTACGTAAATTCAGCATCCACTTAGGTGGAAGTGCTTCAGAGCTGATGTAAGATATGTGAAGAAAGGTATATTGAGTAATGACATTGTGGTGGTAATGTACTATGCTGAATTTGAAAAGTCACTGCTTTATACTTCCGTCTTCGCTCACTCTTGATTTCTGCTGCTATGTACTGTACTAAGCTTTTTTGAACTTCTATGTAGGGAACCTCGAGGATTTGCATTTATTCAGTTTGTGGATTCTTATGAGGCCGCAGAGGCTCAGTATCATATGAATGGGAAGATTTTTGCTGGGAGGGAGATATCTGTGGTTGTTGCTGCAGAGACAAGGAAAAGGCCGGAGGAGATGCGCCAAAGGACTAGGGTTAGGTAGTTTCTGCtattctctctcactctcttatTAAATTGGTTCTGTATGTTTGGAATACCAATTGCCTGTTTTACTTTTTTTCAGAGAGCCATCAGATCATGGTGGAAGACGATCATCTTATTATGGTATGTTTCTTCTGACAGTACAAGTAATATTCATTACGGTTTGCTGTTTCTGGCCATAGGAAATCTGGGGTTCCTATTCATTGCTGAAGTGAATAATCAAATCAGCTGAGAAATGGTTTGTTAAATCTGCGATGCCATTTCTGTTAAACACTAATCACCATTCTGTATCTGATATGTCTGTCACAGGACGTTCACGTTCTCGTTCACGCTCTCCACGCTATCCATCAGGTTCTAGAAGTCGGTACCGCTCAAGGTAAGCTTTGAAGGTGACGAATTTCCCTGATTTCATTTTATATTAGTTTTGGGACACCCATTGATCCAGGTGGATACATTGGCAAATAACTTTCTCAGGTCCTATTCTCCTGCTCCAAGACGCCGAGGCGACTCTATTTCACCAAGCAGAAGGCGGCGAGACAACCCAAGATCTCCCCGAGATCTTCCACCGGTGCGAGATGGTGATCGCAGACCCTATTCTCCAGGTTATGACAATGTTGCTGGACCAAATGAAAACGGTGATGGGTATGACAAGTGAGTTTCCAATTGCTTCACTTTTCTAGCTTATACTGCAGGTCTCTCAATATGCATTATCTTTTGGATGATGCCGTTATTATGAagtggttgattttttttttagcatgTACCCGAACGTAATGCTGATCTTTTATGTTGGCCGTATGTTCTTGTTATGCTGTTGTAGGAAACCTATGCGCGAAGACAAGGACGGAAGAGATCACTGGAGGTCTCCTGATAGAGCATCAAGATCGCCATCTGGATCTAGGTCCAGATCTGCTGAGTTATCACCTGCGCGCAGCAGATGAGGAAAAAGGCTGTCATGTGAATGCATCAACTTCGTTCAATGATGTTTGGaagatttttgaattttttgggtttgtAAGATCAGTATGATGTGCTTGAGTAGTAGACTTGTGTGCGAACATTTGGAACAATTAAAACCTCGGTTTGGTTTCTTTGGACCGCCAAAGTTCTATGGTTTCATTTGATGCGtcttaaaaatatggtttttttgttaaaatgaacagtacaatgagcttttcgttaaagtttcttaATATTAATTTGTACGCTGGACAAATCCGCTGCTCAATTGATAGAAGCATGCTTATGTAATCAAGAAATTTGAAGAATGCGAAACTGAAAATGGCAATGTTGGTTCCATCAAGTAGAACATCTGTTCGAGCACTGGTTGTACAGAATCATGGTTGCGTCACGAGAGATACAGACACATGCTTGTATAGAATCATGTCAAGAGATACAAGTATATGGTTGTACAAAATCATGTCAACTCCACGAGAGATACAGAGACATGGTTGTATAACTACTGATTTGGCAGAAACATGATTGTACTTTCATAGTTTTAGTAAAATTATTGTTAGCGGTTTAATCTTCAGCGCAAAACACAATTTCGGTAAGTCACTTTGACCAGGGGCGGATCTACTTTGAGACAAGGTGGGTCATATGACCCCCGAGCTTAGAAATCCTCAATGGAAGATTTGGGACCGTTGGTGcttccatttgaaatttgagatACCATTGAAATATGCCCTCTAATTGCTTGACGAATTGCCTCTATAGACTCTGAACATACTCACTCGGCATATGTTGGCATATGCTATTACGTTCAAAAAAAATTGCGCTATCGTATTGACTCcttcaataatattttatagGTCCACCACTTTTAACTAATTATGTCCATAAGCAAATGTATCATGAACATAACCCTAAACCTACATATAAACGAGAAAATCAAGTATATTATGATGTAGTTGTATTCTTGTCAATGTTTTGGGTTGGAGAGACCAAGCCCTTATTTTAATGTCAAGGTTGTCCGAGTAAAAAAGTGCACCCGCTTTGCCAAATCCATAGCGTATGTTATTTGTTTTCTCCCCATAAATTCAAATGTGTATCCATAATCCACTTGAGGTTTGAGTTAATAGGCGCCTTGAGTTGACCGCCCGTCGTGCAAGAATCCACTGCCCTCTTTTTAGTATTATACATAACTTGGAATCCTTCGTTACAAATACGTCAAAGCATTCATCTTTAGTACAAGAATtccattgaaattgaaattcccATTTCTcagaagtgagagagagagagagttagagagagaaagatggcaGTTGGGTTACTGGAGGTGAATCTTGTGAGCGCAAAGGGCCTCGGAGACACCGATTTATTCAGTATAattttctctcctctttcttttctttcttttattagcAATATGTTGTTCAAATTAAACCTCAATGATTTGTTCATTTGTTTGAGATCGTAATTAGTTGAAGGCATTCATAAACTTTGATGGGGttcttcaaaattttgatttcttgtGTTTTCTTCCCAATATGCTCAAATACTTAAtgctgttttattttatttatttattttaatttagtcaACCATTTTGCTCTCCACAATTTGCATTTTCATCTCCAGCTCATTCGTGAAACGTTCAAAACTTCAAACAATTTAAAATCAACTTGTACATGTTTCAAGAAACCCGAAATTTTCCGGATTGCTTCAAAAATTTCGGTAGCAACTGTTAAAATGTACACATATTTACCAGGAGAAGTGGTTGTTTTTTATGTTATTGCTACGAGATCTGGCCTACTCCAACCCGTCACCCTACCCGCCCGCACCACTAAGCTAACGCCGGTGGCTTACAGAAGTGCTTTTTGGCTCTGCTAGACATGTGCATCAATTTCTGCATGAAAAATTACTTCTTTTttgttggttgttgttgttgttgttctgaGTCTGGAATGATTGTATTCTAACACAAAGTATGATTTCGCAGCTCGTATGGATCCGTATGTTGTGATGCAATACAAAGGCCAAGAGAAAAAGAGCAGCGTCGCGAGAGGTAACTTCTAAAGTTTCTAATTCACCTCCACTTGCACCGAACATCTTTGAACAAAGTGCTTTTCGTAAATCTGGTTTCTTGAGTTTTTGGAAGAACAAGGCAAGCCAACTAAATAAGAACAATTGTTGGTATAATCTTGTAACAACAAATTCAAATCTTATTTACAAATACATTCTATGCTTTGTTGCGTAATGCATCGAACTTAACTAACAGTAAACTTTTT contains the following coding sequences:
- the LOC137734806 gene encoding uncharacterized protein yields the protein MMTASSTSLIQRVCAVPLARAARTRAMAAASMNLSTTTSTTTTTAPSLAKRADPQVLLGLSEPELQQLAIDFSQQGYRGKQLHHLIYKRKIKDIQDFNQVPLAFRNELEEAGWKVGRSPIYQSVTAADGTVKLLIKLEDNRLIETVGIPVKDEKGVMRLTACVSSQVGCPLRCSFCATGKGGFSRNLKRHEIVEQVLAIEEIFNHRVTNVVFMGMGEPMMNLKAVLEAHQCLNKDIQIGQRMITISTVGVPNTIKKLASHKLQSTLAVSLHAPNQKLRETIVPSAKAYPLSALMRDCRDYFTETGRRVSFEYALLAGVNDAVDHAVELAELLHEWGRGSHVNLIPFNPIEGSEYKRPSKKAVQAFAAALENNKVTVSTRQTRGLDADAACGQLRNKFQKSPLPVDSDNLQTDEDAPVAVAC
- the LOC137734063 gene encoding serine/arginine-rich SC35-like splicing factor SCL30; protein product: MRRYSPQYYSPPRRSYGGGGGGGGGGGGGRGRSPPRRRKEQNNGSLLVRNIPLDCRAEELRAPFERYGEVRDVYIPKDYYTGEPRGFAFIQFVDSYEAAEAQYHMNGKIFAGREISVVVAAETRKRPEEMRQRTRVREPSDHGGRRSSYYGRSRSRSRSPRYPSGSRSRYRSRSYSPAPRRRGDSISPSRRRRDNPRSPRDLPPVRDGDRRPYSPGYDNVAGPNENGDGYDKKPMREDKDGRDHWRSPDRASRSPSGSRSRSAELSPARSR